One part of the Lathamus discolor isolate bLatDis1 chromosome 23, bLatDis1.hap1, whole genome shotgun sequence genome encodes these proteins:
- the DCTN2 gene encoding dynactin subunit 2 isoform X1, whose product MADPKYADLPGIARNEPDVYETSDLPEDDQAEFEAEELTSTSVEHLIINPNAAYEKFRDKHLGTEGVDFSDRITKTRTTGYESGEYEMVGEGLGAKETPQQRYQRLQYEVQELAREVEQIQSTVKEAAAEEELTPMALARQVEGLKQQLVSSHLEKLLGPTAAIDFADPDGALAKRLLQQLEVAKCSKGTPGKSPAKAPAPTADAVTFELYWRPEQEQFAQSAKMAELEKRLAQLEATVRCEPDSQVSGLGGFLPHPSCPTSCPTDAAPSLQNPLLVGLKGTSLMETVQVLQAKVNILDVAVLDQVEARLQSVLGKVNEIAKHKSTVQDADTQSKIHQIYETLQRWDPVASTLPDVVQRLVTLRDLHEQAIQFGQVLLHLDTTQQEVAGALKDNTVLLAEVQKTMKENLAIVEDNFAAIDARIKRLQK is encoded by the exons GAGGAGCTCACCAGTACCAGTGTGGAGCATCTCATCATCAACCCCAATGCTGCCTATGAGAAGTTCAGGGACAAGCACCTGGGCACTGAGGGAGTGG ATTTCTCTGACCGCATCACCAAGACCAGGACAACGGGCTACGAGTCTGGGGAGTATGAAATG GTTGGTGAGGGTCTTGGTGCCAAAGAGACGCCCCAGCAGCGGTACCAGCGGCTGCAGTATGAGGTGCAGGAGCTGGCCAGGGAGGTGGAGCAGATCCAG AGCACAGtgaaggaggcagcagcagaggaggagctgaCACCCATGGCCTTGGCCAGGCAGGTCGAGGGCCTGAAGCAGCAGTTGGTCTCCAGCCACCTGGAGAAGCTCCTGGGCCCCACTGCAGCCATCGACTTCGCAGACCCTGACGGTGCCCTGGCCAA GcgcctgctgcagcagctggaggtgGCCAAGTGCAGCAAAGGGACCCCAGGGAAGAGCCCTGCCAAAGCCCCAGCGCCCACCGCAGACGCCGTCACCTTCGAGCTCTACTGGAGGCCGGAGCAGGAGCAGTTTGCCCAGAGCGCCAAG ATGGCGGAGCTGGAGAAGCGCCTGGCGCAGCTGGAGGCCACGGTGCGGTGTGAGCCCGACAGCCAGGTGAGTGGCTTGGGGGGGTTCCTGCCacatccctcctgccccacgTCCTGCCCCACTGATGCAGCTCCTTCCCTACAGAACCCGCTGTTGGTTGGGCTGAAGGGCACCAGCCTCATG GAGACCGTGCAGGTCTTGCAGGCCAAGGTGAACATCCTGGACGTGGCTGTGCTGGACCAAGTGGAGGCCCGGCTGCAG AGCGTCCTGGGGAAGGTGAATGAGATTGCCAAGCACAAGTCAACTGTGCAGGATGCTGACACCCAGAGCAAG ATCCACCAGATCTATGAGACGCTGCAGCGCTGGGACCCGGTGGCCAGCACCCTGCCCGACGTCGTGCAGAGGCTGGTGACCCTCAGGGACCTACACGAGCAAG ccATCCAGTTcgggcaggtcctgctgcacTTGGACACCACGCAGCAGGAGGTGGCCGGGGCTCTCAAGGACAACacggtgctgctggcagag GTTCAGAAGACGATGAAGGAGAACCTGGCCATTGTGGAGGACAACTTTGCGGCCATAGATGCCCGCATCAAGCGGCTGCAGAAGTGA
- the DCTN2 gene encoding dynactin subunit 2 isoform X2 — protein MADPKYADLPGIARNEPDVYETSDLPEDDQAEFEAEELTSTSVEHLIINPNAAYEKFRDKHLGTEGVDFSDRITKTRTTGYESGEYEMVGEGLGAKETPQQRYQRLQYEVQELAREVEQIQSTVKEAAAEEELTPMALARQVEGLKQQLVSSHLEKLLGPTAAIDFADPDGALAKRLLQQLEVAKCSKGTPGKSPAKAPAPTADAVTFELYWRPEQEQFAQSAKMAELEKRLAQLEATVRCEPDSQNPLLVGLKGTSLMETVQVLQAKVNILDVAVLDQVEARLQSVLGKVNEIAKHKSTVQDADTQSKIHQIYETLQRWDPVASTLPDVVQRLVTLRDLHEQAIQFGQVLLHLDTTQQEVAGALKDNTVLLAEVQKTMKENLAIVEDNFAAIDARIKRLQK, from the exons GAGGAGCTCACCAGTACCAGTGTGGAGCATCTCATCATCAACCCCAATGCTGCCTATGAGAAGTTCAGGGACAAGCACCTGGGCACTGAGGGAGTGG ATTTCTCTGACCGCATCACCAAGACCAGGACAACGGGCTACGAGTCTGGGGAGTATGAAATG GTTGGTGAGGGTCTTGGTGCCAAAGAGACGCCCCAGCAGCGGTACCAGCGGCTGCAGTATGAGGTGCAGGAGCTGGCCAGGGAGGTGGAGCAGATCCAG AGCACAGtgaaggaggcagcagcagaggaggagctgaCACCCATGGCCTTGGCCAGGCAGGTCGAGGGCCTGAAGCAGCAGTTGGTCTCCAGCCACCTGGAGAAGCTCCTGGGCCCCACTGCAGCCATCGACTTCGCAGACCCTGACGGTGCCCTGGCCAA GcgcctgctgcagcagctggaggtgGCCAAGTGCAGCAAAGGGACCCCAGGGAAGAGCCCTGCCAAAGCCCCAGCGCCCACCGCAGACGCCGTCACCTTCGAGCTCTACTGGAGGCCGGAGCAGGAGCAGTTTGCCCAGAGCGCCAAG ATGGCGGAGCTGGAGAAGCGCCTGGCGCAGCTGGAGGCCACGGTGCGGTGTGAGCCCGACAGCCAG AACCCGCTGTTGGTTGGGCTGAAGGGCACCAGCCTCATG GAGACCGTGCAGGTCTTGCAGGCCAAGGTGAACATCCTGGACGTGGCTGTGCTGGACCAAGTGGAGGCCCGGCTGCAG AGCGTCCTGGGGAAGGTGAATGAGATTGCCAAGCACAAGTCAACTGTGCAGGATGCTGACACCCAGAGCAAG ATCCACCAGATCTATGAGACGCTGCAGCGCTGGGACCCGGTGGCCAGCACCCTGCCCGACGTCGTGCAGAGGCTGGTGACCCTCAGGGACCTACACGAGCAAG ccATCCAGTTcgggcaggtcctgctgcacTTGGACACCACGCAGCAGGAGGTGGCCGGGGCTCTCAAGGACAACacggtgctgctggcagag GTTCAGAAGACGATGAAGGAGAACCTGGCCATTGTGGAGGACAACTTTGCGGCCATAGATGCCCGCATCAAGCGGCTGCAGAAGTGA